Genomic window (Capricornis sumatraensis isolate serow.1 chromosome 1, serow.2, whole genome shotgun sequence):
GTAATCTGACACAAAACCAAGACTCTAAGATTTAATTCTACAGAATTAAAGGCATTCTTTTGGATTCtgttctttaataatttttaagaggaaaaccATGACAAGGCTTCCAGCTCAGTAGAAACATTGATTAaagcttggtttaaaaaaaaaaaaaaaaaaaggcaggtttGCAGACCTTGGGTAACACCCGTCAAATTCAACAGGCCAAAGGAGTGGGCTTTCATGATGGGGCTCTCAACCACTCACTGGTTTTGGGCCAGTTTTCCATAGCCACCTCTTCCAGCATCATAGTCCTGACGATATTCATCTCGTACCTTAATTGAAAAGAACATGTTACAGTACAGAGATTAGTGTAACAAACATGCCTTCCAAAATATGTCAGACAAATAACTAAGCCTTTTCAGATGTCATAATGTAAACATTGTTAAGTgtaacatgattttgagcaactGATGATAAAGTTCAATTGCcctgcaaaattattttaatactgctttttttttaaaaaaaacaaacatcaggCTTACACACTCAGCATCCAAAGATAGCacattccaaagaatatttaaactatactgagataaaaatggaaaagttgCTTTAGTACATTCTGCTTTGCTCAACATTCCTGCAGGAGAATATTCAGCCCCTTGCAGAAGTCCAGTAATGGTTGCTTGCAAAGATATActatttaatgatattttaaaatattaataatttatcaACCCCAATGGGTGGATTCACTTCAAGCCAAGGTTATAGGCACAGTTATTTTGAGAAGAGCAAATACAAATTGACAAAACACATCGTTTAGGACTGGAATCCCAGGcaaaggctgagcacagaaaacCTTCCTGCGTACCTGGCCCCCAGAACGCCCACGGCCATACTGCCTGCCCTCCTTAAAGCCTGCATCCCAGTCTGTACGAATGATCCGGTCATCCAGACGAGTTCCATTTATATACCGCATGGCATTTTCTGCATCTGCTCTTGAATAGTATCTTAATTATGATTATTAAGGAATTAACATTTCTCCAGACATTTTTATAAATAGAGGAAGAAACATCTAAATGAAGCTGAGTTAAAGAGTACAAAAACTAATCCAACCAGATGGAGATCAAAGACATAATTTGGTTTATAGGCCTGTTGAGGTTGGTCCAAAAGCAGTCAAAAATGGTATCTTATCCTCAGCTACACTGATGGTTTTTTGGATAATCCTGTTAAATACCCAATCCCACTATCTCcatattttcttttgcaaaatacAGATATGTTCTGTGCAGGTTTAAACCACGAACTGTTATCCAAGGAAACAACAGCATCTTTCGGTTCCCTGAATATGAAGCTGTACATTCAAGAACAACCTTAAAAAGAGGTCACTGCCTAAGACCTGCCATCACATTTCATTAGAAGGAAACACTCAGAAAGTATCACTCAAGTCAGTAATTCTAAACCAGATCTACTAAATCTATTTTGGGGATGCTATTAAAAACTATATGTAAGTAATTGTATCTGGATCTAGGAAATACTGATCTGGACCTTTCCCCTTGTCTATAATTACACAGGTAGGGAAACACTTGCTGAAATTCCAGTGTCTACACAATGCCTAGCACACATGGGCATTCAATAATTCTTTGTTGAATGAAATGAATGCTAAAGGGCAaattgggggcgggggcgggataCTGACAATGAAAGGTAGCCTTTCTTTTGGGTATTTGTCATCTTGATTATTGATCTTTGACCTTCAAGGCAAATGCAAAAACATTCCAGTTCTTAAACACTGATTAGTATctaatattttctttgtcttttttgtccCCTGTGAATTATTTTACACTCTCGGCACCAGAGGTGAAAGCAAAACCTGGGCACTCGTCCCTTGTGTCTGAAGGAGTAAAAGAAGCTTGCAGAGCCCAGAAATCAGACACCAAAGTCAGAAGTGGGGAATAGGTTCAAACGTGGGGCTTCTGATTCAACCTGATAGTGAGCACATtttgtcttctttccttctcaggGCCTCCAttagacaaaaggaaagaaacatataCCCAAAGAGTAGAAGAGGCCATCAGCAGATGAGAGATGCAAAAGCTAAAGATTAATAATGGGTGAAACAAAGTCACAGTAGGAAATACTCCTAAAAGGCTTAAAGGAGACAGCAAACCCAGGAAGCTCTTAATTCCAAGTTGATTAAGTAGTAAGGCTGCAAATAGGGTTTAATTAAAGGTCTCTATGTGGGAAGAAGACCTTTTAGCAGGAATACATGTAATTCCAGGCAAATAAAGAAGATAGGGTTACTGACTGAAGGAACTATGGCATTGTCTTTAACATCAGCAAGCTTAAATCTTTTTTCATTCTAGCATTTAAGAAACCCACATGTCCCAAAGGCAAGGCAACAACTTAAGAAGATCTGCCTAGATCCACAAAGTCAGCCTTTTCCCCCAGAAACCAAGGGATCACCAGAAATTTAAGGAAATTTTAtaacataaatacaatggaaagaAACAATTCAAGGCACAGAAAATTCAAATGACATGGTGGACTAGGTCTGGAAAATTTCTCAAaatgaccaaaaaagaaaataacagttaaaaaacaaaatatgaaaggGTAAATCCAGGTGGTCAAATGTATGGAGAGGTTCCAGGGAGAGAATGGTCACAAGTAAATATGGTTACGACATGTACAAGCATCAAGCTATATGCATCTACATAATACTATGTAGCTGTTATAAAAAGAGGTAGCCTACATGTGCTAACATGGAACAATCTCTAAAGTAGGTGAAAAAAAGTGCATACAATATGCTACCGCACATACATAGAATTACTTCTGGAAAGACACCAATGAGATTGATAGCTAATGTCTCTGAACTTAGAATGATAAtggggcttttatttttcaatacacTCTTTGAACTTTCTGAAGTACCATAAGCATATACATTTTCAAAGATTTACTTAACCAACTATCAAAAAAGAATGGCTTTCAGAACATAATGTATATGTTACTAGCTTTCCCAGTGTAAACAGTATAGACGTATTGGACAGAAGGCAGGAGTagatgaaggaagaagaggaagaggtaaGTGCAGCGATGCTAATCAACAAGTGTCCTCACTCATCTTTCAAAACAGGCTCAGCCGCTCTTGGCCCCAGCTTCGGGCAACAGCTACACGAGACACACAGGAAGGATACTCCACAAAACAGAACCCACATGCTGTCTTCTTCATTTTATCCAGGCCCATGATGATTTTCTTTATGTCACCACTTTTGCTGAAGAGCTCATAGATTTGTTCTTCTGTTGTATAAAAGGAAAGATTTCCAACATACAATGTACAGCTTTTCTTCAGTAATTTTTCCTGTTCTTCATTGTCACCCTAGAATTTCCGAGATAGGGAGCAaagtgggggggaaaaaaaaggcacaaaacaATATGAAGGGTATGCTCCAAGTTACATTTTTTAGAAGTATGAATTTAACATGGATACCATACAGAAACAACAGGTAATACGTCCACCTCTAGGGAGAATCAAGGGACTGCAGGTCAGGTTTGTGTGTATGGTCTCATTTAATTTATCATCATCAATCTACCTGAGGGAAgatggttaagtaacttgtccaagatcatgCAGCTAATCAGTAGTTGCAGTTGGAACCCAAGCCCAGTCTTATCCCTAATCCCCTATTTCCTTAAAAAGTTCACAGGACAAGAGTCATTCTACAATAAAAATAGGTTTTTCAGGACTTTGGAATGAGACACTAAACAAGTTTATTACTGCAGTTACTGACTTGTTAAAATTATGGTCAAGAagcattttcctctttctttctcacatGTTTAAGTCATGTCCCAACAAACAGCTTACAGTTTAAGACAACTAGTATTAGTACTTACTTAAGGTAAGACATAATATAGATACCATTCAGGAACTACTGTAGAAATTCTATAAGACAGTATCTTACAGTAGTCTAAATAAAGCTATAGGCTTTAGACTGCAGATAGACAACAGTACAAGTTTAATCCTTTCACTACTGTAATCTTGCAGGatgcttgaaattcaacatgGCTATGATGTGGTACTTTCTAAAGTGAGGGATAGACGTGTAAAATAATGTCTGTTCATGTGTTTattcgttcagtcatgtccaactccttttgaccccatgggctgcagctcaccaggctcctctgtccatgggattctccagaggagaatactggagtgggttgccatgccctcctccagcatatcttcccaacccaggggttaaacACTGGTCCCCtgtattacagacagattctttaccagctgagctaccagggaagcccataatcatGCCTGGTAtatagtaaacatttaaaaaactaaatattggATAAATCTGAGATCTTTCTCAATTTTGCCTCAAATTTGTTTTCCCACCCTACACACACATTTTAGACTTTCTCCACACCCACCCTCTTCTATACCTGATCCCTCCTTTCTCAATCTTCTGAATCTTCAACAGCCCCTCCCTTTCTTGTGCTGGATTAAGATTACTTACCTCCACTGTACGGATTAAGATTATTTACCTCCACTGTACTCTTAGGATATGGAAAACTGTCTTCCCTCTCTACGCTTTAGCAGACGCTTCCACAACAGCACTCAATACAAATTTACTAAATAACCAATAGTTAATGAGCGTCACCTTCACTCCATCCCTGTCTTTGCTGATACTGAGGAACCCACCTTGAATATCTGCAGCCTCGGCCATTTCACAGAATCTGCTATGACATGGGTCAAAAGAAACTTTCCCTCTTCGGAAACCCAGCAGTTCTCCGATTTTGACATCCAGACCCTTAACACGTTGGTCCCCCTCCTCACACCGAGGGCTCCCTAAAGATGGAGGCAGGGCTCAACTTTGTCTGCCACCAGGTATAAATCTTTTGTAGGGCCGTTTTACTAGCCTATGGAAAAGGGAAACGCCAAACACAGTTTGGTAGATGTAACTTAAAAGTCCCGGTATCTGGATCAGGATGGTGCTTCCACATACTGCACGTGTCAAAAAGACACCCTTTTTTGATACTTGCAGCAAAATCACAAAGTCACTTTCCCGCGACACCGTTCGTGAAAACGCAAGCCACCACTACTACTGCCGCCCATCTGCAATGGCTCGGAAACAGAGAGCATCTGCTAGGGAATGTGAAAGCCTGCCTCAAATTCCCTTCCTACGAGAGAGGGGGATTTGATAATATCCAAACGCCCTTTCGGCATCCATTCCCCAACAGGCACCCAGGCTTCCCTTCGCATTTCGGGATACCAGAGAATGGGAGACGACACAATGAGACAAGAGCAAACCGAGTCTCAGCGTTCTGGCCCGAGGCTCTTTCTCGCGACCCGGCTTCCCTCACCCGGAAGTGCTGGTCCCGGTACTGGCTCAGCTCGACGTAGGAGTCGCTGCGCAGCGCCTTCAGGAGGCCACCCGACATAGTGCAGAGAGGTGGCAGAGGACACCGCCACTGAAGAGTATAACCAGGTAGCCCCAGCAGTGGCGGGACCGGAAACGCGCAGATACGGCTGCGGAAAGTCGAAATCCCGTGCTCCAATCCCAGGGCGGCAGTGTCGTCACCAGGCGGCGCCGGCGCACACACGGCCGGTAGTCAGGTGTCGCCGATCAGAAGCGAGAGCGGCGTGCTTCGGGTTCCGGGTCGCTCCGAGGATGGTTCTGCGGCGGCTGCTGGCCGCCCTCCTGCACAGCTCGCAGCTGGTGGAGCGTCTCTCAGAGTCTCGGCCCATCCGGCGTGCGGCACAGCTCACCGCCTTTGCCCTGCTGCAGGCCCAGCTCCGCGGCCAGGACGCGGCCCGGCGCTTGCGAGCCATCGCGGCTGGGCCCGCTGGCTCCCTGGGCCGCCGCGCTGCCCGTTTCAGAGACACCTTCACTCAGGAGCTACGCCGGGGCCTCCGGGAACGCCCGCGGCCACCACCAGGTAGCCAGAAAGGCCCAGGAGCAAACCCCTAAACCCAGGCTGGGCCAGGTCGAGGTCGCCTGTTTCCCCTCTGGGCTGGATACCGGCCTCGGCGCTAAGGAGTCATCCTTCATCCTTGACGATACACACGGCCTGGAATCCTGACTCAAGTTGTTTGCCTATATACGTCCCACTCATCAGAGAGCCCGGGCCAAACTTGACACCCCCAGGGAAGCCGTGATCGGACAGGACACAGCGAAGGAAGAAGCTCCCCGAAGCCTGACAGAGATAGATAGGCTCGGCCCTGATTCACCGCGGGCAGAGAGCCATGGACCGAAGTACAACCGGCGAGAGGTTTAACCTCGGGAAATGGGACTAAAACTAGTGATCGATGCTGCTGCCGCTGCACTGATGTAGCAAGTCGCTACTTCCAGGGGAGATCCTGGATGGAAAGACAATCCTGCAACTGCCAAAAATCCTCTGATTAAATGTGTGAGCTGAGTAATAGGTATTGTTACAGGACAAGGTTCTTTTGCCCCGTGCGCAGGAAGCCAAATGCGGAGATGCAAAGGTTTCCAGCGAAGAGGATTTACTGGCAAGGCAGCCAGGGGAGAGCTAGTCTCAGATCTGGTCTTCCTCAAGGCAAAGGGGTTGGGATATTTATGGGATAAAGCAGCAGCAAGACGGCGGGAGGTGTGGGGAAAGATGATTGGAGAAAGGTGTGGTAATTGTAGTTCTGCACAGGTGTAACTATGCCACATGCATCTGCAGCTTGAAAAATAGAGGTTCTTAGCACcatctgggagaaggaaatggcaacccactccagtgttcttgcctggagagtcccagggacgggggagcctggtgggctgccgtctctgcggtagcacagagtcggacacgactgaagcgactcagcagcagaagcagcaccatctgcggagaaggcagtgattgcaccccgctccagtactcttgcctggaaagtcccatggacggaggagcctggtgggcggcagtccatggggtcgcgaagagtcagacacgactgagcgacttcactttgacttttcactttcatgcattggagaaggaaatggcaacccactccagtgttcttgccaggagaatccctgggacgggggagcctggtgggctgccgtttatggggtcacacagagtcggacatgactgaagcgacttagcagtagcagcagcagcaccatctgAGGGTGGAGTTTTCTGCTCTCTGATGTCAAAAGGTCAGGAGCATGCCCAGTTGGACGGTTGGTGGTCCTATCCAGTCTTAACCAACTCACCTTAAACTAGACACAGCTAACTCCAAGAACCTGGAAAACAACTCACCCTCAAACATAGCTAGGCTTGGTGCTGCTTCCAGGCTGAGGGAGTCATAAGATGACCTTGACTAGTGAAGGCAGATGAGATGGATCCACCCATGCCTTCAGTATGAACCTGGTGCTTATCTGAGAAGGTGGATTAGGATTCCTGGGACCATAGGAATTACACAGTACTAcagtataataataatgtatattattatacattataATACTAGTTAACGCATACTGAATATTTCCTCTGTTCTGGGCACCACTCCTTACAACCACTTTCACATGTGGAAGTGTAACGCTATTTCTTAACTCATTTTCTGCTGccgccaccaccatcaccactgggTATCAGGACAACTGTCTACCATGGGACAAGCCACCTGAATTCCTTATTCCTATTTTAGAGGGTCTGAGATACACTCTATGCTGCAGCTAACAGACCCACAATTAGGCAATCCATGTATGCACTGATTGTCTCTAATCAGGCTACAGAGTTAATCATGCAATCTAGAAAACTCAAAGCAGGAGAAACAATTTATATTCTGACTCTGTGGGAGTCACAGAGGGAGCTGGATAGCATGGAGACCTATCCTGGGCGTGAGGCAGCAAGAGCAGCTTGTCCTCCTCTTTCCTGGTGGTCAAAGATCTGACTTGACATTCTACCCTCCAGCCTTCCCATCAGAGGCACTTCTGGTCAATCCTCTCTGAGGCCAGTGTCCCACTCTCCTAATGACAAAGTCTTAGTTTGGCACCCTGCTCTCCTGTCCCCCATCTCCCAGACCAGAGGCAACTCACTGAATTCTCCTTTGAGCTTGACAGTAAGGAGCCCAAGGAGCTTGTTCATTCTGCCTTGATTGCCTCACTGGTCTCAGTCCCACTCGTTTGTCTCTGGATCTGGATATCAGAGCAGCACAATGTTAGCAGTCCCCAACCCAACCCCTTACCTTCAACATAAGCAGCCT
Coding sequences:
- the NCBP2 gene encoding nuclear cap-binding protein subunit 2 isoform X3 → MSGGLLKALRSDSYVELSQYRDQHFRGDNEEQEKLLKKSYAENAMRYINGTRLDDRIIRTDWDAGFKEGRQYGRGRSGGQVRDEYRQDYDAGRGGYGKLAQNQ
- the NCBP2 gene encoding nuclear cap-binding protein subunit 2 isoform X2 → MSGGLLKALRSDSYVELSQYRDQHFRGDNEEQEKLLKKSCTLYVGNLSFYTTEEQIYELFSKSGDIKKIIMGLDKMKKTACGFCFVEYYSRADAENAMRYINGTRLDDRIIRTDWDAGFKEGRQYGRGRSGGQVRDEYRQDYDAGRGGYGKLAQNQ
- the NCBP2 gene encoding nuclear cap-binding protein subunit 2 isoform X1, yielding MSGGLLKALRSDSYVELSQYRDQHFRGDNEEQEKLLKKSCTLYVGNLSFYTTEEQIYELFSKSGDIKKIIMGLDKMKKTACGFCFVEYYSRADAENAMRYINGTRLDDRIIRTDWDAGFKEGRQYGRGRSGGQVRDEYRQDYDAGRGGYGKLAQNQS
- the NCBP2AS2 gene encoding protein NCBP2AS2, which encodes MVLRRLLAALLHSSQLVERLSESRPIRRAAQLTAFALLQAQLRGQDAARRLRAIAAGPAGSLGRRAARFRDTFTQELRRGLRERPRPPPGSQKGPGANP